The following coding sequences lie in one Kribbella sp. NBC_00709 genomic window:
- a CDS encoding ornithine cyclodeaminase family protein — MKVLSAEDVRRLVPMPAAVAAVRDAFRELAAGNFVLPPRQIFGDGTVLVMSAYHTPTGTAVVKKIGIALDQVPAIRATVIWTGNGEQLVADGGSITTLRTGAVVGVATDLLARADASRLALIGTGAQAPDQVRAVLAVRRIADVTVTGRSADRATALARQLGDEFPDVKFTAGTSVDEAIADTDIICCATSSTTPLFDADALPATVHVNAIGAFRPTMRELPRNLLATASTVLVDQREAALEESGEIIDAVTSGVLSEGDLVELGAALSVPPTPQGRTVFKSVGVGAQDWAIAAALARD; from the coding sequence GTGAAGGTTCTTTCTGCTGAGGATGTCCGCCGGCTGGTTCCGATGCCTGCGGCGGTCGCTGCGGTGCGGGACGCGTTCCGCGAGCTGGCGGCCGGGAACTTCGTGCTGCCGCCGCGGCAGATCTTCGGGGACGGGACGGTGCTGGTGATGTCGGCGTACCACACGCCGACCGGGACCGCGGTGGTGAAGAAGATCGGGATCGCCCTCGACCAGGTACCGGCGATCCGCGCGACCGTGATCTGGACCGGGAACGGCGAACAGCTGGTCGCCGACGGCGGCTCGATCACCACCTTGCGGACCGGCGCGGTCGTCGGCGTCGCGACCGACCTGCTCGCCCGCGCGGACGCGTCCCGGCTGGCGCTGATCGGGACGGGCGCTCAGGCGCCCGACCAGGTTCGCGCGGTTCTCGCCGTACGACGCATTGCCGACGTCACCGTGACCGGCCGCTCGGCCGACCGCGCCACTGCCCTTGCCCGGCAACTGGGCGACGAGTTCCCCGACGTGAAGTTCACCGCGGGCACGAGCGTCGACGAGGCAATCGCCGACACCGACATCATCTGCTGCGCCACGTCCTCAACCACCCCGCTCTTCGACGCCGACGCCCTCCCCGCCACCGTCCACGTCAACGCCATCGGCGCCTTCCGCCCCACCATGCGCGAACTCCCCCGCAACCTCCTCGCCACCGCATCCACAGTCCTGGTCGACCAACGCGAGGCCGCCCTCGAAGAGTCCGGCGAGATCATCGACGCCGTCACCTCCGGTGTCCTGTCCGAAGGAGACCTGGTCGAGCTCGGCGCCGCCCTTTCCGTCCCGCCAACGCCACAAGG
- a CDS encoding dipeptidase produces MDLHRDAIVADGHNDLLMLVARRPKEVWPAYFREQWLPQLRDGGIDVQVLPVFIDSEFLPEGALRETLRMIEAAHRITAANSDEVALCTAPGDIEAATAAGKIALVLALEGCPQIDTDLELLQTLQRLGVRMVSFTHFGRSALGDGSGEDATGGRLTNAGVEAVGLLEELGVLIDVSHVGRAGVEHILELATKPVVASHSSAFALRKHHRNLTDEQLRAIAATGGVVCVNFFAGFLTTDEKPTVDHLADHILHILDVAGEDHVGLGSDFVAEVFGEKIPACDRPVVIQGLDAELYVPGLEGPAGMPLVTDALLRRGLPEATIRKVLGHNLVRVLSSKE; encoded by the coding sequence ATGGATCTGCACCGTGACGCGATCGTGGCCGATGGGCACAACGACCTGTTGATGCTGGTGGCGCGGCGGCCCAAGGAGGTTTGGCCGGCGTACTTCCGGGAGCAGTGGCTCCCGCAGTTGCGGGACGGCGGGATCGACGTACAGGTCCTGCCGGTGTTCATCGACTCGGAGTTCCTGCCCGAGGGTGCGCTTCGCGAGACACTGCGGATGATCGAGGCCGCGCACCGGATCACCGCGGCGAACTCCGACGAGGTCGCGCTGTGTACGGCGCCTGGCGACATCGAGGCCGCGACCGCCGCGGGCAAGATCGCGCTGGTGCTCGCGCTCGAAGGCTGCCCGCAGATCGACACCGACCTCGAACTCCTGCAGACGCTGCAGCGGCTCGGCGTACGGATGGTCTCGTTCACCCACTTCGGGCGCAGCGCGCTCGGCGACGGCTCCGGTGAGGACGCGACCGGCGGCCGGCTGACGAACGCCGGCGTCGAGGCGGTGGGTCTGCTCGAGGAGCTCGGCGTACTGATCGACGTCTCGCACGTCGGCCGCGCCGGGGTCGAGCACATCCTCGAACTGGCGACCAAACCGGTGGTCGCGTCGCACTCCAGTGCGTTCGCGCTGCGGAAGCACCACCGCAACCTGACCGACGAACAGTTGCGCGCGATCGCCGCGACCGGTGGCGTGGTCTGCGTGAACTTCTTCGCCGGCTTCCTGACCACCGACGAGAAGCCGACCGTCGACCACCTCGCCGACCACATCCTGCACATCCTCGACGTCGCCGGCGAGGACCACGTCGGCCTGGGCAGCGACTTCGTCGCGGAGGTGTTCGGCGAGAAGATCCCCGCCTGCGACCGCCCGGTCGTCATCCAGGGCCTCGACGCCGAGCTGTACGTCCCCGGCCTGGAAGGCCCGGCCGGGATGCCGCTCGTCACCGACGCCCTGCTGCGCAGGGGCTTGCCCGAAGCAACGATCCGCAAGGTCCTCGGCCACAACCTGGTCCGGGTTCTCTCATCCAAGGAGTGA
- a CDS encoding helix-turn-helix transcriptional regulator translates to MDDVPWNSTPLVGRSTEMAALLSAVDDAKTRRAGAVLLSGDAGVGKTRMLDEVATGAHERGFGVLVGHCTDFGDAGLPYQPFSEIFGRLAGDRPDLVESVLTNFPAIGRLLPAHRLLSAQPVPQEGQLDRAALFDAVLGAFTALSTSEPLLVIIEDAHWADDSTRDLIGFLITRLTSQRLALVVSYRSDDLHRRHPLRRPIAEWSRNPRVRRVNLLPLDADEARTLLHSLLTEPLSAIEERRILERAGGNAFFTEELAAAASMGDGDTVPPDLADLLLVRLDPVSDDARQVARVIAVAGRRVPHDLLTAVAKLPDRELDDALRELIDAHIIDVPTNDRYYFRHALLAEAVYDDLLPGERVREHAAYVQALEDKTVAGTAAELAGHATRSHDLATAFEARVRAGQEALSVAAPQEALKHYEMALELFPNAAPTSTVDKTWLIVDTATAATLSSQHLRALKLLRKALADLPADAPKLQRAELLLPLADIALIIDQDKEASEAVSQALKLVHDEPSSVFKAQVASLYARVSDALGRPMEAERWAHRALEIAREAGQESAASDAGITLAQLRRRAGDPETAAKQLEEAAVRAQLTGDPAAEVRSRFLLGSTHYEQGDLLNAKAALSFAAKRAGELGRQWAAYGFDARRMLALTQFMLGEWDDASATARTDSMTPAAAAAALRAVEFSVRSGRGDTAVAEEFEMSRKWWDLDVMLPIIGLQPAVDAYRQLDRPAEAEKLITDVSALCADVFQTEWFLGRIRFSTLGLQLLCHRAVGEPSAAAELVSRGAELVALGQATAEKGLPPGRLMGTEGLAWLARLESEWERLRWLAGVDAPTPEEHVSAWERTTDAFGYGYVFEQAWSRVRLSAALRAAGRVAEANEQTALAAEVGRELQAKPLLDETGGGDTGGASALTSRETEVLRLLAEGRTNRQLARELYISEKTVSVHVSNILAKLGVRSRTEAAAVARRDGLLDAD, encoded by the coding sequence ATGGACGACGTGCCCTGGAATTCGACACCTCTCGTCGGCCGCTCGACCGAGATGGCTGCCCTGCTGAGCGCCGTGGACGACGCGAAAACGCGTCGCGCCGGCGCCGTACTGCTGTCCGGCGACGCCGGCGTCGGCAAGACCCGGATGCTGGACGAGGTGGCCACCGGCGCGCACGAGCGCGGTTTCGGCGTGCTGGTCGGGCACTGCACCGACTTCGGTGACGCCGGCCTGCCGTACCAGCCGTTCTCGGAGATCTTCGGCCGCCTGGCCGGTGACCGGCCCGACCTCGTCGAGAGCGTGCTGACCAACTTCCCGGCGATCGGCCGGCTGCTCCCCGCCCACCGTCTGCTCAGCGCGCAGCCGGTTCCGCAGGAGGGCCAGCTGGACCGGGCCGCGCTGTTCGACGCGGTCCTCGGCGCGTTCACCGCGCTGTCCACCAGCGAGCCGCTCCTGGTGATCATCGAGGACGCGCACTGGGCCGACGACTCGACCCGGGACCTGATCGGTTTCCTGATCACCCGGCTGACCTCGCAGCGCCTGGCCCTGGTCGTGTCGTACCGCAGCGACGACCTGCACCGTCGGCACCCGCTCCGCCGGCCGATCGCCGAGTGGTCCCGCAACCCTCGGGTACGCCGGGTGAATCTGCTCCCGCTCGACGCCGACGAGGCGCGCACCCTGCTGCATTCGCTGCTGACCGAGCCGCTGTCCGCGATCGAGGAGCGTCGCATCCTCGAGCGGGCCGGCGGGAATGCGTTCTTCACCGAGGAGCTGGCCGCCGCGGCCTCGATGGGCGACGGCGATACCGTGCCGCCCGATCTGGCCGATCTGCTGCTGGTCCGCCTCGACCCGGTGTCGGACGACGCGCGGCAGGTCGCCCGCGTGATCGCGGTCGCCGGCCGGCGCGTCCCGCACGATCTACTGACCGCGGTCGCCAAGCTGCCGGATCGCGAGCTCGACGACGCCCTCCGCGAGCTCATCGACGCGCACATCATCGACGTACCGACCAACGACCGGTATTACTTCCGCCACGCCCTGCTGGCCGAGGCGGTGTACGACGATCTGCTGCCGGGCGAGCGCGTGCGCGAGCACGCGGCGTACGTGCAGGCGCTGGAGGACAAGACCGTCGCGGGGACCGCGGCCGAGCTGGCCGGGCATGCCACCCGGTCGCACGACCTGGCCACCGCGTTCGAGGCTCGGGTCCGGGCCGGCCAGGAAGCGTTGTCGGTCGCCGCGCCGCAGGAGGCGCTGAAGCACTACGAGATGGCGCTCGAGCTCTTCCCGAACGCCGCACCGACGAGCACGGTCGACAAGACCTGGCTGATCGTCGACACGGCGACGGCGGCCACCTTGTCCTCGCAGCATCTGCGGGCGCTCAAGCTGCTCCGGAAGGCGCTGGCCGATCTGCCGGCTGACGCGCCGAAGCTGCAGCGGGCCGAGCTCCTCCTGCCGCTGGCCGATATCGCGTTGATCATCGACCAGGACAAAGAGGCGAGCGAGGCGGTCTCGCAGGCGCTGAAGCTGGTCCACGACGAGCCGTCCAGCGTGTTCAAGGCGCAGGTCGCCTCGCTGTACGCGCGGGTGTCCGACGCGCTGGGCCGGCCGATGGAGGCGGAGCGCTGGGCGCACCGGGCGCTCGAGATCGCCCGCGAGGCCGGTCAGGAGTCGGCCGCCAGCGACGCCGGAATCACGCTCGCTCAGCTCAGGCGCCGGGCCGGCGATCCGGAGACGGCGGCGAAGCAGCTCGAGGAAGCCGCCGTACGCGCGCAACTCACCGGCGATCCCGCCGCCGAGGTCCGCAGCCGGTTCTTGCTCGGGTCGACGCACTACGAGCAGGGCGACCTGCTGAACGCGAAGGCAGCGCTGTCGTTCGCGGCGAAGCGGGCCGGTGAGCTCGGACGGCAGTGGGCGGCGTACGGGTTCGACGCGCGGCGGATGCTGGCGTTGACCCAGTTCATGCTCGGCGAGTGGGACGACGCGAGCGCGACGGCCCGGACGGATTCGATGACACCGGCGGCGGCCGCTGCGGCGCTGCGGGCGGTCGAGTTCTCGGTCCGCAGCGGACGGGGTGACACCGCGGTCGCGGAAGAGTTCGAGATGTCGCGGAAGTGGTGGGATCTCGACGTCATGCTGCCGATCATCGGGCTGCAGCCGGCCGTGGATGCGTACCGGCAGCTGGATCGCCCGGCCGAGGCGGAGAAGCTGATCACCGACGTGTCCGCGCTGTGCGCCGACGTGTTCCAGACCGAGTGGTTCCTGGGGCGGATCCGGTTCTCGACGCTCGGGCTGCAGTTGCTGTGCCACCGTGCGGTCGGTGAGCCGTCGGCGGCCGCGGAGCTGGTCTCGCGCGGCGCGGAGCTGGTTGCCCTCGGGCAGGCGACCGCGGAGAAGGGGCTGCCGCCGGGGCGGTTGATGGGCACTGAAGGCCTCGCATGGCTGGCGCGGCTCGAGTCGGAGTGGGAGCGGCTGCGGTGGCTGGCCGGGGTCGACGCGCCGACGCCGGAGGAGCATGTCTCTGCCTGGGAGCGGACCACGGACGCCTTCGGGTACGGGTACGTGTTCGAGCAGGCGTGGTCACGGGTCCGGTTGTCGGCGGCGCTGCGAGCCGCAGGCCGGGTCGCCGAAGCGAACGAGCAGACCGCGCTGGCCGCCGAGGTCGGTCGTGAACTGCAGGCGAAGCCGCTGCTGGACGAGACCGGCGGCGGCGACACCGGCGGTGCCAGTGCGCTGACGTCACGGGAGACCGAAGTACTGCGGTTGCTCGCGGAGGGCCGGACGAACCGGCAGCTGGCACGCGAGCTGTACATCAGCGAGAAGACCGTCAGCGTGCACGTGTCGAACATCCTGGCGAAGCTCGGCGTCCGCTCCAGGACCGAGGCCGCGGCGGTCGCGCGTCGTGACGGACTGCTCGACGCCGACTAG
- a CDS encoding serine hydrolase domain-containing protein codes for MQSWLDQNLARLIDKYGVPAASIAVLADGEVSTAAAGVLNQNTGVEATVDSLFQVGSITKLWTTTLIMQLVGEGKLDLDRPVREYLPGFKLADETTAAAVTPRHLLTHTSGFSGDAFIPTSRGDDGVELFVRDVVPGLAQEVPLGAGYSYNNAGFVVLGRIAEVLRGKPFHELIREHIAVPLELGHVATLPDEALLHRAAVGHVTPRPGAPLEVAPVWSLVHAMAPAGSLLAMSASDLITFGRAYLDATLLDRTTIDRLWEAQVDVPPTGGDLRQVGLGWMIFDSEHGPYYGHDGGTVGQSAFFRLVPDRGVAVVLLTNGGRVSALYDELMGHVLRETAGVELATRPVPPAEPAEIDLDLVVGRYEGVLFRATVSVEDGEIWLVDEAVTDDAKVLLPEPERFRLVALDESRLIAAEAEHGMHEVMTLMEPVAGRATYLFRGGRLSPRGD; via the coding sequence GTGCAGAGCTGGCTCGACCAGAACCTCGCCCGTCTGATCGACAAGTACGGCGTGCCGGCCGCGTCGATCGCCGTCCTCGCCGACGGCGAGGTGAGTACGGCGGCGGCCGGGGTCCTCAACCAGAACACCGGGGTCGAGGCGACGGTGGACTCGCTCTTCCAGGTCGGCTCGATCACCAAGTTGTGGACGACCACGCTGATCATGCAGTTGGTGGGGGAGGGCAAGCTCGATCTCGACCGTCCGGTCCGCGAGTACCTGCCCGGCTTCAAGCTCGCCGACGAGACAACGGCCGCGGCGGTCACCCCGCGGCATCTGCTGACCCACACCAGCGGCTTCTCCGGCGACGCGTTCATCCCGACGTCGCGCGGGGACGACGGCGTCGAGCTGTTCGTCCGCGACGTCGTACCGGGTCTGGCGCAGGAGGTTCCGCTCGGCGCCGGGTACTCGTACAACAACGCCGGCTTCGTCGTCCTCGGCCGGATCGCCGAGGTACTGCGCGGGAAGCCCTTCCACGAGCTGATCCGCGAACACATCGCCGTACCGCTGGAGCTCGGGCACGTCGCGACTCTTCCGGACGAGGCTCTGCTGCATCGGGCCGCGGTCGGGCACGTCACGCCGCGGCCGGGCGCACCGCTGGAGGTCGCGCCGGTGTGGAGCCTGGTGCACGCGATGGCGCCGGCCGGGTCGTTGCTGGCGATGAGTGCGAGCGATCTGATCACCTTCGGCCGGGCCTATCTCGACGCGACACTGCTCGATCGGACGACGATCGATCGCCTGTGGGAGGCCCAGGTCGACGTGCCGCCGACCGGTGGCGATCTGCGGCAGGTCGGCCTGGGCTGGATGATCTTCGACAGCGAGCACGGCCCGTACTACGGTCACGACGGCGGCACGGTCGGGCAGTCCGCGTTCTTCCGGCTGGTGCCAGACCGGGGCGTGGCCGTCGTACTGCTGACCAACGGCGGCAGGGTCTCGGCGCTGTACGACGAACTGATGGGTCATGTCCTCCGCGAGACGGCCGGTGTCGAGCTGGCGACGCGACCGGTCCCGCCCGCGGAGCCGGCCGAGATCGACCTGGACCTCGTCGTCGGGCGGTACGAGGGCGTGTTGTTCCGCGCGACCGTCAGCGTCGAGGACGGCGAGATCTGGCTGGTGGACGAGGCGGTGACCGACGACGCGAAGGTGCTGCTACCGGAGCCGGAGCGTTTCCGGCTGGTCGCGCTGGACGAGTCGCGGCTGATCGCGGCCGAGGCCGAGCACGGGATGCACGAGGTGATGACGTTGATGGAACCGGTCGCCGGCCGCGCGACGTACCTGTTCCGGGGTGGACGCCTCAGCCCGCGTGGTGACTGA